ACTCTGTACGAGTTTTCTAGAATGAGGACGGAAGTGTGTAACAGAAGGCTGGAAAAACGCACGCATTTTAATTAAACCGAAGAGTTCACTAGAATATGACGTTGGATGATACCCCATTTTCCGAAaggatacaatttttatatttttgtcaaataCGAATACTGTAAAGCttgtttttattgtctatgTAATACATTTACTTATGTATTACATTGACAATAAAAACGAGCTTTAGCTTTTAACgaactatatatatactatatacatatatctaattataataGGCGGATAAAACTTGGCAGGTTTActttgtcaaatttcatcgtTTTTAATCGTCTACAATTTTCAATTTCTAAATGGTTGGTGgcttatttttcattaaattcctACAACTTGTAATCTATTctacaaaatttacatttataagggTTCCTGTTGTAAAACTGCATACATTGCCACACAAAAGAGtaacatattttaagtattaaaagaCATAACATTTGTCATCAGGAgcaatttctttatatttattctttaacaaCTCTCTCCTACAGTCTACATATTCCACGACTTTTTTCTTCTGCAGAATAAATATGTTATGGATAGCGCCTGCTTTATCTATcctggttagaacgcatgcatctaaacccaggcgagcaccactgaatattcctgtgcttaatttgtgtttatagttcatctcgttcttcacggtgaaggaaaacattgtgaggaaacttcatagacattctgccacatatgtattctaccaaaccgcatcggaacagcgtggtggaatatgttaaaacctactcctcaaagggagaggacgcctttagcccaacagtggggaatttacaggttgttgttgttgctcaGTAACGAAAGACATTAGTATTTCACGTCTGTacatcgcctaaaactatacaaggcgcaaattcatTCCCAAATGGAGTACTGTTTTCACCTCTGGGCGGTCTCTGGCTCCCCAGTACCAGTTCCTTCCATTTGACTGTATCGATGATCAAGCCCTTTCCattctccttgatcctttggctttgcgtagagatgttggatcactctgcatcttctaccgaactCTTCACGAGGAATGTTCCGGGGAACTAATTGTTCGTATTAAACTCCGGCAGCTAAATTTCACCCGCGGACATCTGAACCACCTTCCTTCAGGAAAATAGCGTACATGCGTGCATGCGTCCTTAAAGGACCGCAATGCACCTGCAAGGCCTCTGTTGTTGcaaatgtctatgggcggtgatagtcactttccatcaggtgagcccccttgtcgtttgccccctataacatataaaaacaggTATTGTAACTTTTCTAGGTAGTGTCTCTCTGCTATTGAATCTTTAATttggtttcaatatttttttgttgaatatgtATTGAGCGGAGAATCTGAGGCAGActtatcttaaattatattataaacaagaatAATAAGTTATAACTCAAACAAATCTCATTGTAACTTTACAGATAATTTTGAatctgtttattaattatacattgcttatttgcttatatattcactaataattcattttgttgTTTATAAGTTATAAACCATTCCGAATGTAGATAGCATTCGGAATGGTTTATTTATGTCATATGTCAAAAATTAGTAAaagtttgacatttaaaaaaaaacctgtgcCATTGCGCAGAGGCGATGACTAGTGCATAAACAACCAAAAGGGAAACTTGAATTCTTTTGGCATTTTTGGGAATATCCACGACGAAATCAAAGTCATTCACCTaggtagtaataaataaaacaacctaGTTGGACTGTAATCGTGATTGCATTAACCAAATGTTTATAAacacaacaaaaacattctttagtttttaatatgaaatgttgaTACGCAATATCAGTAGGTACTTACTTACAGTAATTTTAGATTACAGAGTCATAACATTtagtgataatattttaatataacctcAGCACCCCAGCACTCAAAGTCacatatatgattttaaatgattttcccaaGATCTAAttgataaaagaaataaaaaaataagaaatatttatagacaTGTTTATTGCCACAATATACATTAATCACCAATAAGACTTAGAAGTAAAACCATATTAAACCagattacttaatatttacacaaaataaaactCAGACTTAAAGTTCAGgcttattcaatttataaaatgatacaaaGGATACATTAATTCAATGCACAAAATTACActgttacattataatattattaaattgattgcATACACTAACACCACATAACCACAAAGTTTCTAAAACTATTTTGTTCGCTTTTACAATTTGGATTTAACACTGCCTTCGTGTGAAACTGGTATGACTGTGTCGCGACGGACGACCGGTTTCCTAGGCGCAGTGATCGTAAGAATTCCATCCGAAGACAATCTGGATTCCACGGACTCTGGTTTACAACCCTCCGGTAATGCGTACCTCCTTACAAAATGTCTCGAAATGTATCCATCTTCATCCTTTTTCTCTTCATGCTTGCCTTCCACAACAATAAATCCATCCGCTGTTTTGACAGTAATATCATCTGGAGAAAAATCCTTAGCATGTAAACAAATACTATACTTatccttttctttttttattgttgctTCATTTCTCCATGGAAAGTTTTCCAGCCAATCGATAGAACGCAAAACCATTTCGTCACCAAACAAAGGTTTCGCAGTAGGCCAAAAAGACATATTTAACTTCTGTTATTCTAGAATGTTCAAACTGCGagtttagtaaataaacaaactgttATACTCAGTCAGACGTCAGACTCGGCTCAGCTGATACCAGAACGAACGAATGAATGAAGTTTCATATACGTAGTACttatatcttaattattattaatcaatggTTATCAGTCAGTGACGTTCATTTATTTGCACTGGCAATAAGAGTTAACAATGCTaccaaacttataaaataatggcAATATAAATCTtaccgaataaaataaaacgattacaTGTTTTCTTTAT
This region of Vanessa cardui chromosome 25, ilVanCard2.1, whole genome shotgun sequence genomic DNA includes:
- the LOC124540569 gene encoding protein lethal(2)essential for life-like; the encoded protein is MSFWPTAKPLFGDEMVLRSIDWLENFPWRNEATIKKEKDKYSICLHAKDFSPDDITVKTADGFIVVEGKHEEKKDEDGYISRHFVRRYALPEGCKPESVESRLSSDGILTITAPRKPVVRRDTVIPVSHEGSVKSKL